The segment CGTCCAGCGCAGGCGCAGGGCCTGGCGCAGCCGCTCCCGAGCGGCCGCTCGCTGCCCCAGCGTCAGCAGTGTATTGCCATAAGTCGTCAGCGCATAAGCCATTCGCGCTTCAAAGATGGGGCGATAAGGCGCCAGATCCGGATCTTGCAAAAAATGTCGATAGCAGAACAGCTCGCCTTCAAATCCATACAGGCGCCAGTTCCAACTGCGGCTGACCCCGCCCGGTTGCCATCGACAACTGGCCAATCGCTGCGACACGTAATAGGCACCTCCTTGCTGAGCGCACCGATAGAGCAGCCACAGGTCTACCATAGCCCGCGCTTCATCCGCCAGGAACGTAGGCTGCACACGGTCGCGCCGAAACAGCACCGCCCCAATGAACACGGCCCGATCAATCAGCGCCACCCGCAGAAAATCTTTTACCGGCCCTTCGGGCAGGCGCGCGCGTCGCCAGCGTCGGGTGTTACGCTCACTGTCGTCTGGCAACCGGCGTCCTTCGCCATCCATCACCCAGTGATCACAGAAGGCAAGAACCAGCTCTGGATGCTGGCGGAGCGGTTGCAGCAGCGTTTCTACAAACGTGGGTTCGAGTGCATCGTCGTCACCCAGGAAACAGAAGAACTCGCCCTGCGCTATTTCAACGCCCTGCCGCCAGTTAGCTACCAATCCTCGGTTTCGATGGTTACGCACGTACAGGATGCGGTTGTCCTGCTCCTGGAAGGCCTGCACCACGGCGGGCGTGCGGTCCGTACTGGCATCGTCCAGCACAATGATTTCCAGGTGAGGATACGTCTGGGCACAAGCACTTTCCAGCGCTGTCTGTAAGTATCCGGCCCGATTGAAGGTCGGAATCAAAATGCTGACCAGCGGACTGCTATCCCCCCGACGGCTGGTTTGCGGCATTGGCGCCTCACACAACGTTGGCTGAAAAATGCATAACTCCTTATGAGCAATACGTCGAGCACGCCTAAAAGATTAGCACACAACGCAGCCCAGGGCGCATCGGTTTTGACCGATCCGGCATGCGCCAACGGCGCAAGCTACCCGTCTGGATAACGCCTGACTACTTCTGCACAATAAGCGTACGGCTTGCCGAATACGGGCCGGCCTGTAGCCGAAACACGTATCGTCCGCTGGCCAATGCCTGCACGTCAAAAGGCACGCGGTGCCGCCCTGCCGGTTGCACCGCATCGACTACCACTGCCACCCGACGTCCCAGCAGATCATAAATCTCCAGCCGAACGGGAAGCGTCTGCGGCAGCGTATACGGGAACGTAACCTTACGCACTGCAGGATTAGGATAGGGTGCTTTCACTTCGAAAGTCCTCGCCTCTTTTCCTTCTGCAGAAGTTGGTGTTCCCTCCTGGTTTAAGAAGAACCGTTCCCAGTTACCGCCCGGCGAGATCGTTTCCCAGAAGCGGGCGACGCTGTCCAGTAATGTCGGCCGCACCCCCAGACACTGGGCATTGTAGAGATATTGCATAAAGGCTCGGTTCTTCCAATCGCTGAGATTGACTCCTGTTGACGGATGCCCATCTGCCGTACACTTTTCTTTGGGGACGTCAAAAACGGTCTCGGGTGGTTCAATGCCGTTCGATCCGCCCACGCGTTTCCCATAAAGCGTCTGCCAGTGCCGCAGGTCGTAACGCGCAGCCTCTATGAACCATGCGCGCAATAGATTTTCCGTGATGAGTCGGAGCGTGTCTCGCGAAAGTGCCCGGAATCCCACCGGCATGTAATGCGACCCAAACCATACCAGCGGGGTAGAGACCTTCAGATTGCGCATGCCATTGCGCCGCGTGGTTCCCCAGCCGGGGGTGAACCCTTCTTCGGCATACCAGGAGGCGTGCGCCTGCATCGAGGCCAGTACATAGTAGAGATGCCCAACGGTATGATTACGCCCGTAGCCCGTCAGGGCATTGCGGCTTACCTCAAAAATGTAGGACCAATCAATTGCCCCACCGCTGGGATTATCGGTGCGAAGCCGCGGCGTCAAAATAGTAGCCAGATGCCACCAGGCCAGGTCCTCGTATTTTAACCGGACCTTAGTTGGAAAGGGAGCTGCCGAATACTTTTCGTTTTTCGACAGGCGATGCATGGTCTGGTCCATCAGCCAGGGTCCGGTAAGCAACAGGGCCCGATCGGCCTTTTGCATCGAAAGGCCGCGTAGATTATCCCCGTAGACGTCTGCGTAGCGATCCTCCAGCTTATACTGCACCTGAAGTTCCCACATTTTCATGAGAAACCAGCGCGCCACGGCAATGTGCATGATCCGCCCTCTTGGATCTTTAGGATAGCGTCCGCCCCACTCAGGCGGCGGGTTCAGATCGTCATGCGGATTATGCTTCGGGTTGAGTCGGAAGTTGTACCGTTGGAAAAGTTGTGCCAGCCCTTCATCCCACTTACCAGAATTACGACTTTTCCGCTGCTGCTCCACGTAGAAATCGGGTCCCTTCTCTGCCAGCAGCCTCTTAATGGTCAGGTAATTCTGATAGTACGTTGAGTTGTGCCAGACATCTTCGGGGAAGAAATCGCCGGGATAAACCTGAGGCCACCAGGCAAAAATGTCGGGCAGCTCAAAACTCACCGGAATGTCGGCCAGCACGAGGGTGGAATCGAGCCGCCAGTAGCGGCTCACGTTTGTCCAG is part of the Rhodothermus profundi genome and harbors:
- a CDS encoding glycosyltransferase family 2 protein, coding for MPQTSRRGDSSPLVSILIPTFNRAGYLQTALESACAQTYPHLEIIVLDDASTDRTPAVVQAFQEQDNRILYVRNHRNRGLVANWRQGVEIAQGEFFCFLGDDDALEPTFVETLLQPLRQHPELVLAFCDHWVMDGEGRRLPDDSERNTRRWRRARLPEGPVKDFLRVALIDRAVFIGAVLFRRDRVQPTFLADEARAMVDLWLLYRCAQQGGAYYVSQRLASCRWQPGGVSRSWNWRLYGFEGELFCYRHFLQDPDLAPYRPIFEARMAYALTTYGNTLLTLGQRAAARERLRQALRLRWTLRSSVGYALTFLGPPGSWISRGVRWLRSRIWRQPVPNYPEELFRHPLPNPSIKPTVPEGTAREASPSFFS
- a CDS encoding T9SS type A sorting domain-containing protein translates to MQYCRRSLLALFSSFILAGIGALIIVSEQLHANEEVVVVLPIEVIGPDGYTVAVEVYVSDTTGVDSMYLKAHALGYTYTPALEDTGGYDKKASFRINGGPWIPIDNAHFKAFYPEARMYAPPLTGPIGGPYRTLRGMISIRGTGKLRPGRNTIEFRFNKTEGLSSGYRVLALDLRRGGRNGQSVLQGTRFVWDDPAQWGPPAGYDSPAAIAEGERLWKSRHILIDNPTHPEPIVAACADCHAESGFDLKYFNFSNRSIIERAKFHGLTEEEGKKIAAYIRSVDLQLPAGETVSSCGGRPWDPPYQPGPGLSKRPVECWAAGAGRRWVLDSDQQMLAFLAPSARFQAVLDALQGVPDPDLLQPEADLSWTNVSRYWRLDSTLVLADIPVSFELPDIFAWWPQVYPGDFFPEDVWHNSTYYQNYLTIKRLLAEKGPDFYVEQQRKSRNSGKWDEGLAQLFQRYNFRLNPKHNPHDDLNPPPEWGGRYPKDPRGRIMHIAVARWFLMKMWELQVQYKLEDRYADVYGDNLRGLSMQKADRALLLTGPWLMDQTMHRLSKNEKYSAAPFPTKVRLKYEDLAWWHLATILTPRLRTDNPSGGAIDWSYIFEVSRNALTGYGRNHTVGHLYYVLASMQAHASWYAEEGFTPGWGTTRRNGMRNLKVSTPLVWFGSHYMPVGFRALSRDTLRLITENLLRAWFIEAARYDLRHWQTLYGKRVGGSNGIEPPETVFDVPKEKCTADGHPSTGVNLSDWKNRAFMQYLYNAQCLGVRPTLLDSVARFWETISPGGNWERFFLNQEGTPTSAEGKEARTFEVKAPYPNPAVRKVTFPYTLPQTLPVRLEIYDLLGRRVAVVVDAVQPAGRHRVPFDVQALASGRYVFRLQAGPYSASRTLIVQK